One window of Myxocyprinus asiaticus isolate MX2 ecotype Aquarium Trade chromosome 6, UBuf_Myxa_2, whole genome shotgun sequence genomic DNA carries:
- the LOC127442321 gene encoding coatomer subunit beta': MPLRLDIKRKLTARSDRVKSVDLHPAEPWMLASLYNGSVCVWNHETQTLVKTFEVCDLPVRAAKFVARKNWVITGADDMQIRVFNYNTLERVHMFEAHSDYIRCIAVHPTQPYILTSSDDMLIKLWDWDKKWSCSQVFEGHTHYVMQIVINPKDNNQFASASLDRTIKVWQLGSSSPNFTLEGHDKGVNCIDYYSGGDKPYLISGADDRLVKIWDYQNKTCVQTLEGHAQNVSCVNFHPELPIIITGSEDGTVRIWHSSTYRLESTLNYGMERVWCVSGLRGSNNVALGYDEGSIIIKLGREEPAMSMDTSGKIIWAKHSEIQQANLKAMGDAEIKDGERLPLAVKDMGSCEIYPQTIQHNPNGRFVVVCGDGEYIIYTAMALRNKSFGSAQEFVWAHDSSEYAIRESSSVVKIFKNFKEKKSFKPDFGAEGIYGGFLLGVRSVNGLAFYDWENTELIRRIEIQPKHIFWSDSGELVCIATEESFFILRYMSEKVAASQETNEGVTEDGIEDALEVLGEIQEVVKTGLWVGDCFIYTSSVNRLNYFVGGEIVTIAHLDRTMYLLGYIPKDDRLYLGDKELNIVSYSLLVSVLEYQTAVMRRDFGMADKVLPTIPKEQRTRVAHFLEKQGFKQQALAVSTDPEHRFELALQLGELKIAYQLAVEAESEQKWKQLAELAISKCQFGLAQECLHHAQDYGGLLLLATASGNASMVAKLAEGAERDGKNNVAFMTYFLQGKLDNCLELLIRTNRLPEAAFLARTYLPSQVSRVVKLWRESLSRVNQKAAESLADPTEYENLFPGLKEAFVAEQYLRETCLGQTRPASDYPLITPNEERNVLEEASGYEPKGIIPTPTPQVKDTEEAPADVGVLASMMAAVSAPVVAAVSSLSPAESQPAQKVEEKTEEEPLKVSASEQKIIDELEDDLDNMELDDIDTTDVNLDDDFLDD; the protein is encoded by the exons ATG CCTCTCAGGCTGGACATCAAGCGCAAGCTCACGGCTCGATCTGACCGTGTCAAAAGCGTAGACCTTCATCCAGCTGAGCCATGGATGCTGGCCAGTCTGTACAACGGCAGCGTCTGTGTGTGGAACCATGAAACACAA ACTCTAGTTAAGACGTTTGAAGTCTGTGATCTGCCAGTAAGGGCTGCCAAGTTTGTCGCCAGGAAAAATTGGGTCATAACCGGTGCA GATGACATGCAGATTCGCGTTTTCAACTATAACACACTAGAGCGAGTGCACATGTTTGAGGCTCACTCAGATTACATTCGCTGCATTGCTGTGCACCCCACCCAGCCCTACATCCTCACGAGCAGTG ATGACATGTTGATAAAGCTGTGGGACTGGGACAAGAAATGGTCTTGCAGTCAGGTATTTGAGGGCCACACACACTATGTCATGCAGATTGTCATCAACCCCAAAGACAACAACCAGTTTGCAAGTGCATCGCTGGACAGAACCATCAAG GTTTGGCAGCTGGGCTCCTCCTCCCCTAACTTCACTCTTGAGGGCCACGATAAGGGAGTGAACTGCATTGATTATTACAGTGGAGGAGATAAACCCTACCTCATATCAGGAGCTGATGACAGACTGGTCAAGATTTGGGACTATCAG AATAAAACATGTGTACAGACTCTTGAGGGTCATGCCCAGAATGTGTCCTGTGTAAACTTCCACCCAGAACTGCCAATCATTATCACCGGTTCAGAGGATG GCACAGTTCGTATCTGGCATTCCAGCACCTATCGTCTTGAAAGCACTCTAAACTACGGTATGGAGCGAGTGTGGTGTGTGTCCGGTCTGCGGGGCTCCAACAATGTGGCATTGGGCTATGACGAAGGCAGCATCATTATTAag ctTGGTCGTGAGGAACCAGCCATGTCAATGGATACCAGTGGAAAGATCATCTGGGCCAAGCATTCAGAGATTCAGCAGGCTAACCTCAAAGCCATGGGAGATGCTGAGATCAAGGATGGAGAGAGGCTGCCACTCGCAGTGAAGGACATGGGAAGCTGTGAGATCTACCCTCAAACTATCCAGCACAATCCTAATGGCAG GTTTGTGGTGGTTTGTGGAGATGGAGAGTACATCATCTACACTGCAATGGCTCTGAGGAACAAGAGCTTTGGATCAGCACAGGAGTTTGTGTGGGCCCATGACTCATCTGA GTACGCAATTCGGGAAAGCAGCAGTGTGGTGAAGATCTTCAAAAACTTCAAGGAGAAAAAGTCTTTTAAGCCAGACTTTGGAGCAGAAG GTATCTATGGTGGTTTTCTGCTGGGTGTCCGATCAGTGAATGGTTTGGCTTTCTATGATTGGGAGAATACAGAGCTGATTCGTCGCATTGAGATCCAGCCCAAACAT ATTTTTTGGTCAGACTCTGGAGAGCTGGTGTGTATTGCCACAGAGGAGTCTTTCTTCATCCTGCGCTATATGTCGGAGAAAGTGGCAGCATCACAGGAGACAAATGAGGGAGTTACTGAAGATGGTATTGAAGATGCTCTTGAG gtcCTGGGAGAGATTCAAGAGGTGGTAAAGACAGGCCTGTGGGTGGGAGATTGTTTCATATACACCAGCTCAGTCAACCGTCTCAACTACTTTGTTGGAGGAGAGATTGTCACCATTGCTCATCTTGACCG AACCATGTACCTGCTGGGATACATTCCCAAAGACGATCGTCTTTACTTGGGTGATAAGGAGCTGAATATTGTCAGTTACTCTCTTCTGGTGTCTGTGCTGGAGTACCAAACAGCTGTCATGCGCAGAGACTTCGGCATGGCAGATAAAGTGTTGCCCACCATCCCAAAAGAACAGAGGACCAGGGTTGCCCACTTCCTGGAAAAACAG GGGTTCAAGCAACAGGCTCTGGCCGTGTCCACTGATCCAGAGCACAGGTTTGAGCTGGCACTACAGTTAGGAGAGCTGAAGATCGCCTACCAGCTTGCAGTAGAAGCTGAG TCAGAACAGAAATGGAAGCAGCTGGCAGAGTTGGCCATCAGCAAGTGCCAATTTGGGCTGGCACAGGAGTGCCTTCATCATGCGCAGGACTATGGAGGACTGCTTCTGCTGGCCACTGCATCTGGCAATGCTTCTATGGTTGCCAAGCTTGCAGAGGGGGCAGAGCGTGACGGCAAAAACAACGTCGCCTTCATGACCTACTTCCTGCAGGGAAA ACTGGACAACTGTTTGGAACTTCTAATCAGGACCAATCGTCTACCAGAAGCAGCCTTTCTTGCCCGCACATATCTGCCCAGCCAAGTGTCTAG GGTGGTTAAGCTGTGGAGAGAGAGCTTGTCCAGAGTAAATCAGAAAGCAGCAGAGTCTCTGGCAGACCCCACCGAGTATGAGAACCTGTTCCCTGGCCTGAAAGAGGCCTTTGTGGCAGAGCAGTACCTTAGAGAGACCTGTCTTGGCCAAACCAGACCTGCCTCTGACTACCCATTGATCACG CCCAATGAAGAAAGGAATGTGCTGGAGGAAGCCAGTGGTTATGAACCCAAAGGCATCATCCCCACTCCCACACCG CAGGTGAAGGACACAGAGGAAGCCCCAGCAGATGTGGGTGTTTTAGCTTCAATGATGGCAGCTGTCTCAGCTCCAGTAGTTGCAGCTGTCTCTTCCTTGAGTCCTGCAGAATCCCAGCCTGCTCAGAAGGTTGAGGAGAAGACAGAAGAAGAGCCTCTCAAGGTTTCAGCATCAGAGCAGAAG ATTATTGATGAACTTGAGGATGATTTGGATAACATGGAGCTGGATGACATCGATACCACAGACGTTAATCTGGATGATGACTTCTTAGACGACTAA